One window of Bacillus sp. THAF10 genomic DNA carries:
- a CDS encoding cytosolic protein has product MQKFRELLSNHAETRENHPNEELRSRYYKVTSKNAIKSLQEMFQAMDGVKVKSVSEEHGELAVQIIKGKKAFIIVTIISVRPFETAVDFSVTTDTKLLPFDFGYSTNVIKNMYERIDKTMIYIGSGLHSETK; this is encoded by the coding sequence ATGCAGAAATTTAGAGAACTGCTAAGCAATCATGCAGAAACAAGGGAAAATCACCCTAATGAAGAGCTGCGCAGTCGTTATTATAAAGTCACCAGTAAAAATGCGATAAAATCTCTCCAGGAAATGTTTCAAGCAATGGACGGAGTCAAAGTGAAGTCCGTATCAGAGGAGCATGGCGAGCTTGCTGTTCAAATAATCAAAGGAAAAAAAGCTTTTATCATTGTGACCATTATCTCTGTCCGTCCATTTGAAACCGCCGTTGATTTTTCCGTTACAACGGATACTAAGCTCCTACCGTTTGATTTTGGCTATAGCACGAACGTAATTAAAAACATGTATGAACGGATTGATAAAACGATGATCTACATTGGATCTGGCCTTCATTCGGAAACGAAGTAG
- the thrS gene encoding threonine--tRNA ligase: MSELMKITFPDGAVKEFERGTTTEDIAASISPGLKKKAIAGKLNGELLDLRTPIENDGEIGIIVQDSEEALGIMRHSTAHLMAQAIKRLYGNVKLGIGPVIENGFYYDIDMEESLTPADLQKIEKEMKKIVSENLDIVRVEVSREDALRRYEEIGDELKLELIRELPEGQTISIYEQGEFYDLCRGIHVPSTGKIKEFKLLSIAGAYWRGDSKNKMLQRIYGTAFFKKAELDEHLRLLEEAKERDHRKLGKELDLFFNSQKVGQGLPLWLPKGATVRRVIERYIVDKEVELGYDHVYTPVMGSVELYKTSGHWDHYQDGMFPPMEMDNEQLVLRPMNCPHHMMVYKNSIHSYRQLPVRIAELGTMHRYEMSGALAGLQRVRGMTLNDAHIFVRPDQIKDELKRVVNLVLEVYKDFGLDDYSFRLSYRDPENKEKYFDDDAMWEKAQSMLKDAMDELGLDYYEAVDEAAFYGPKLDVQVRTALGKDETLSTVQLDFLLPEKFDLTYVGEDGKQHRPVVIHRGVVSTMERFVAFLIEEYKGAFPAWIAPVQVQVIPVSPDAHFDYAKEVQDLLKSKGIRVEMDERNEKIGYKIREAQMQKIPYMLVLGDNEIQDRAVNVRKYGEQKSETMPLEDFVDELVKLVKK; this comes from the coding sequence ATGTCGGAATTAATGAAAATCACTTTTCCAGACGGAGCGGTAAAGGAGTTTGAACGCGGTACAACAACAGAAGATATCGCTGCATCTATTAGCCCTGGTCTGAAAAAGAAAGCAATCGCCGGTAAACTAAATGGAGAGCTACTTGACCTCCGTACGCCTATTGAAAACGATGGAGAAATCGGTATTATCGTTCAAGATTCAGAGGAAGCCCTAGGAATTATGCGCCACAGCACTGCGCATTTAATGGCACAAGCAATCAAACGATTGTATGGCAATGTAAAGCTTGGAATCGGACCAGTTATCGAAAATGGATTCTACTATGACATTGACATGGAGGAATCCCTAACGCCTGCTGATCTTCAAAAGATCGAAAAAGAAATGAAGAAGATTGTAAGTGAGAATCTTGATATCGTCCGAGTGGAAGTTTCCAGAGAGGATGCCCTTCGCCGTTACGAGGAAATTGGAGACGAATTAAAGCTCGAGTTAATTCGCGAGCTTCCAGAAGGCCAAACAATCTCCATCTACGAGCAAGGAGAATTTTACGATTTATGCCGTGGAATTCATGTGCCATCAACAGGAAAAATTAAAGAATTCAAGCTTTTAAGTATTGCAGGAGCTTATTGGAGAGGCGACAGCAAAAACAAAATGCTACAGCGTATTTACGGAACTGCCTTTTTCAAAAAAGCAGAGTTGGATGAGCACCTTCGCCTTCTAGAAGAAGCAAAAGAACGTGACCACCGTAAGCTTGGAAAAGAGCTGGATCTGTTCTTCAATTCTCAAAAAGTAGGCCAAGGTCTTCCCCTTTGGTTACCAAAGGGTGCGACAGTCCGTCGTGTCATCGAGCGTTATATCGTCGACAAAGAAGTCGAGCTAGGCTATGACCATGTGTATACTCCAGTAATGGGAAGTGTGGAGCTGTACAAAACTTCCGGTCACTGGGACCACTACCAGGACGGGATGTTCCCACCAATGGAAATGGACAACGAACAATTGGTGCTACGTCCAATGAACTGTCCACATCACATGATGGTCTACAAAAACAGCATCCACAGCTATCGTCAGCTTCCTGTTCGTATTGCCGAGCTTGGCACGATGCACCGCTATGAAATGTCCGGTGCACTTGCAGGACTTCAGCGTGTTCGTGGAATGACGCTAAATGATGCCCACATCTTTGTTCGTCCAGATCAAATTAAAGATGAGTTAAAGCGAGTAGTCAATCTTGTTCTAGAAGTATACAAAGATTTCGGCTTAGACGATTATTCCTTCCGTCTTTCTTATCGCGATCCAGAAAACAAAGAAAAATATTTTGATGATGATGCGATGTGGGAAAAAGCGCAGAGCATGTTAAAAGACGCGATGGATGAGCTTGGCTTAGACTATTACGAAGCAGTAGACGAAGCTGCATTCTACGGGCCGAAGCTTGACGTTCAAGTTCGCACAGCTTTAGGAAAAGACGAAACACTTTCTACTGTTCAGTTAGACTTTTTATTACCAGAGAAATTTGACTTAACGTATGTAGGAGAAGATGGAAAACAACACCGTCCGGTTGTCATCCACCGCGGGGTTGTCTCCACAATGGAGCGTTTTGTAGCCTTCCTTATTGAAGAGTACAAAGGAGCATTCCCAGCGTGGATCGCACCTGTTCAAGTCCAAGTGATCCCTGTTTCACCGGATGCCCACTTTGACTATGCAAAAGAAGTGCAGGATCTCTTAAAATCAAAAGGAATCCGTGTGGAGATGGATGAGCGCAATGAGAAGATTGGCTACAAAATCCGTGAAGCACAAATGCAAAAGATACCGTACATGCTAGTACTTGGGGATAACGAAATCCAGGACCGTGCAGTAAACGTCCGCAAATACGGCGAACAAAAATCAGAAACAATGCCTCTAGAGGACTTTGTGGATGAATTGGTGAAGCTTGTAAAGAAATAA
- the nrdR gene encoding transcriptional regulator NrdR yields the protein MKCPTCHHNGTKVLDSRPVEEGRSIRRRRECESCSYRFTTFEKVEEIPLIVVKKEGTREEFSREKVLRGLIRACEKRPVALKQLEDIVIEVEKELRNIGISEVKSDIVGEMVMERLSKIDEVAYVRFASVYRQFKDINVFLDELKEIIEKERNE from the coding sequence ATGAAATGTCCGACGTGTCACCATAACGGTACAAAAGTATTGGATTCCCGACCTGTTGAGGAAGGCCGTTCCATTAGGAGAAGAAGAGAATGTGAATCTTGCTCCTATCGTTTTACGACTTTTGAAAAAGTGGAAGAGATACCGCTTATTGTTGTAAAAAAAGAAGGAACAAGAGAAGAATTTAGCAGGGAAAAGGTCTTAAGAGGATTGATTCGAGCATGTGAAAAAAGACCGGTCGCATTAAAACAATTAGAAGACATTGTCATAGAAGTTGAAAAGGAATTAAGAAATATCGGAATATCTGAAGTGAAAAGCGATATCGTCGGTGAAATGGTAATGGAGCGACTATCAAAAATTGATGAGGTAGCATATGTCCGCTTTGCTTCCGTTTATCGTCAGTTCAAAGATATCAATGTTTTTTTAGATGAACTAAAAGAAATAATTGAAAAAGAAAGAAACGAATAA
- the speD gene encoding adenosylmethionine decarboxylase, with translation METVGRHVISELWGCDFDKLNDMDYIEKTFVDAALKSGAEVREVAFHKFAPQGVSGVVIISESHLTIHSFPEHGYASIDVYTCGELDPNISADYIATALNAQTRETIELPRGMGPVQVNKAKAL, from the coding sequence ATGGAAACAGTAGGTCGTCACGTTATTTCAGAACTATGGGGTTGCGATTTTGACAAATTGAATGACATGGATTACATCGAAAAGACATTCGTTGATGCTGCATTAAAATCTGGTGCAGAAGTAAGAGAGGTTGCATTTCATAAATTTGCACCTCAAGGAGTAAGCGGGGTTGTCATTATTTCTGAGTCTCATTTAACAATCCACAGCTTTCCTGAGCACGGATATGCAAGCATTGATGTTTATACATGCGGAGAATTAGATCCAAACATTTCAGCAGATTATATTGCAACTGCACTAAATGCTCAAACACGTGAAACAATTGAACTTCCACGTGGAATGGGACCTGTTCAAGTAAACAAAGCAAAAGCTCTTTAA
- the infC gene encoding translation initiation factor IF-3, with protein MISKDMMVNEGIRAREVRLIGQNGDQLGIKSKVEALEIATRANLDLVMVAPNAKPPVCRIMDYGKFRFEQQKKEKEARKNQKVISLKEVRLSPTIDEHDFNTKLRNAIKFLEKGDKVKASIRFKGRAITHKEIGQRVLDRFSAACAEVSTVESHPKMDGRSMFLILAPKNEK; from the coding sequence ATTATTAGCAAGGACATGATGGTAAACGAGGGCATTCGTGCTCGTGAAGTTCGTCTAATCGGTCAAAATGGAGACCAGCTTGGAATTAAGTCAAAAGTAGAAGCGCTTGAGATTGCAACGCGTGCTAACCTTGACTTAGTAATGGTTGCGCCTAATGCGAAGCCTCCTGTATGCCGAATTATGGACTACGGAAAGTTCCGTTTCGAGCAACAGAAGAAAGAAAAAGAAGCGCGCAAAAACCAAAAGGTTATTAGCTTAAAGGAAGTTCGTTTAAGTCCTACTATTGATGAGCATGACTTCAACACGAAGCTTCGCAATGCAATCAAATTCCTTGAAAAAGGAGACAAAGTAAAAGCATCCATCCGATTCAAAGGACGTGCGATTACACATAAAGAAATCGGTCAGCGTGTGCTAGATCGTTTCTCAGCTGCATGTGCAGAAGTATCAACAGTTGAGTCTCATCCAAAAATGGATGGACGCAGCATGTTCTTAATACTGGCACCAAAAAACGAAAAGTAA
- a CDS encoding replication initiation and membrane attachment family protein, producing the protein MSDRHWKELVPVDRYIVRSNGVLQPFDRKILTKLYQPLLGYRGFSLYMTLWSELEDDCLTGVEATHHSIMTTMQCNLKDIHQERMKLEGIGLLKTLVKEEDHIRTFIYELQPPLAPESFFSEPMLTIYLYNRLGKTKYANVKKYFSDQAIPPDEFMEITRSFSDVFQSVQSEGLAFASREETMEELPLGEGEEWLDRKKGQEPVVAEKQFDFELFFAGLSEVVIPKKSITSKVKEAISKLSFIYSLDPMTMRDLMMNVIDSEDKVDLEKLRKAARDWYQLEYHNTLPKLVEKTQPLYLKQYSDKKPTTKDEQLIQQLENVSPKQMLTDLSNGAEPSVSDLHIVEDVMFKQQLTPGVVNVLLYYVLLKTDMKLNRKYIEKIASHWTRKQVKTVSEAMELAKEEHRQYQNWADTKSSSSGSGQKAKTSKTNRNRFVSEETRDVETKGESETYQEVEENEKEELFARLAKLKEKKKKLDS; encoded by the coding sequence ATGTCTGATCGTCATTGGAAAGAGCTCGTCCCTGTAGACCGTTATATTGTTCGGTCTAATGGTGTGTTACAGCCCTTTGATCGCAAAATACTAACAAAGCTATATCAGCCTTTGCTTGGCTATCGTGGTTTCAGCCTGTATATGACCTTGTGGAGTGAGCTAGAAGACGATTGTCTCACGGGAGTAGAAGCTACCCATCATAGCATCATGACTACCATGCAATGCAACCTTAAAGACATTCATCAAGAACGGATGAAGCTTGAAGGGATTGGCCTATTGAAAACTTTGGTAAAAGAAGAGGACCATATTCGTACGTTTATTTATGAATTACAACCACCACTTGCGCCAGAAAGCTTTTTCTCCGAGCCGATGTTAACTATCTACTTATACAATCGGTTAGGCAAAACAAAATATGCCAATGTCAAAAAATACTTCTCCGATCAAGCGATTCCACCTGATGAATTTATGGAGATTACACGAAGCTTTAGTGACGTTTTTCAATCCGTTCAATCAGAGGGTCTTGCCTTTGCATCTAGAGAAGAAACAATGGAAGAGCTGCCTCTAGGAGAGGGAGAAGAATGGCTGGATCGGAAAAAAGGTCAGGAGCCTGTGGTTGCCGAAAAGCAGTTTGATTTTGAGCTCTTTTTTGCAGGTCTATCTGAGGTAGTCATTCCGAAAAAGTCCATTACTTCAAAGGTAAAAGAGGCGATTAGCAAGCTTTCCTTTATTTATTCCTTAGATCCAATGACCATGAGAGATTTGATGATGAATGTTATCGATTCTGAGGACAAAGTGGATTTAGAGAAGCTTCGAAAAGCTGCCAGAGACTGGTATCAGCTTGAATACCACAATACCCTGCCAAAGCTTGTGGAAAAAACGCAACCACTCTATTTAAAACAGTACTCCGATAAAAAGCCAACGACAAAGGACGAACAGCTTATCCAGCAGCTCGAAAATGTTTCACCAAAGCAAATGCTGACAGATCTCTCCAACGGAGCGGAGCCTTCTGTATCAGATCTCCATATCGTGGAGGATGTGATGTTTAAACAGCAGTTAACCCCAGGCGTTGTCAATGTGTTGCTATATTATGTACTTTTAAAAACAGATATGAAATTAAATCGAAAGTACATTGAGAAGATTGCTAGCCACTGGACTAGGAAGCAGGTCAAAACAGTCAGTGAGGCAATGGAACTTGCTAAAGAGGAGCACCGTCAATATCAAAACTGGGCAGACACAAAGTCATCCTCATCAGGTAGTGGGCAAAAAGCAAAAACGAGTAAAACGAATAGAAACAGATTTGTCAGTGAAGAGACTAGAGACGTGGAAACAAAGGGAGAATCAGAAACCTATCAAGAAGTAGAAGAAAATGAAAAAGAAGAGCTTTTTGCACGTTTGGCAAAGCTTAAAGAAAAAAAGAAAAAACTCGATTCCTAA
- the rplT gene encoding 50S ribosomal protein L20, giving the protein MPRVKGGTVTRQRRKKVIKLAKGYFGSKHTLYKVANQQVMKSLMYAYRDRRQKKRDFRKLWIARINAAARMNGLSYSRLMHGLKVAGIEVNRKMLAELAVSDEKAFAELATAAKNSLNK; this is encoded by the coding sequence ATGCCAAGAGTTAAAGGCGGAACAGTAACACGCCAACGTCGTAAAAAAGTCATTAAATTAGCTAAAGGTTATTTCGGTTCTAAACACACTTTATATAAAGTAGCAAACCAACAAGTAATGAAATCCTTAATGTACGCTTACCGCGATCGTCGTCAAAAGAAACGCGACTTCCGTAAGCTTTGGATCGCTCGTATCAACGCAGCGGCTCGCATGAACGGACTTTCTTACAGCCGTCTAATGCACGGATTAAAAGTAGCTGGTATCGAAGTTAACCGCAAAATGTTAGCTGAGCTAGCAGTTAGCGATGAAAAAGCATTTGCTGAATTAGCAACTGCTGCTAAAAACAGCTTAAACAAGTAA
- the ytxC gene encoding sporulation protein YtxC, translating into MFEISFRNETDARAVYKSLIHKSPESDSILSLHKEKLVVESEDARYIKSILMPVMKHYIQKIKGKEWLLSILENTYYYKEVEEQEQILCILQSILLGERPDIPNLSHPEKCDAVLEQIMESFFQKPVSFSFDSFLTFRLKQYFEKLHTYLEAAIDEYKLEQEYQSFVHQLREMLVSTESKLDELHLVYQYHFDFYDKTFTHIPRSQLIKYMNRTHFNSYSYYIDSVVLAPLVSIAPKKLFLYTDNTEHQLVETIRNIFDERVNVLPFQYFGHNKCKID; encoded by the coding sequence TTGTTTGAGATTTCCTTTCGAAATGAAACGGATGCAAGAGCGGTTTACAAAAGCTTGATTCACAAAAGTCCTGAAAGTGATTCTATCCTTTCTTTACATAAAGAAAAACTAGTTGTGGAATCAGAGGATGCACGTTATATAAAGAGCATTTTAATGCCTGTCATGAAGCACTACATTCAAAAAATTAAGGGAAAAGAATGGTTACTTTCCATACTCGAAAACACCTACTACTATAAAGAGGTAGAAGAGCAGGAACAGATATTATGTATCCTCCAGTCTATCCTATTAGGGGAGAGGCCTGATATTCCTAATCTTTCCCACCCTGAAAAATGCGATGCGGTGTTAGAACAAATCATGGAGTCCTTTTTCCAAAAGCCAGTATCCTTTTCTTTTGACTCTTTTTTAACGTTTAGACTAAAGCAATATTTTGAAAAGCTTCACACTTACCTCGAGGCTGCGATTGATGAATACAAGCTAGAACAAGAATATCAATCCTTCGTGCACCAGCTTAGAGAAATGCTTGTAAGCACAGAGTCAAAGCTAGATGAACTTCATCTTGTTTATCAATACCACTTTGATTTTTACGATAAAACCTTTACTCATATACCAAGAAGCCAATTAATCAAATATATGAACAGAACTCATTTTAATAGTTATTCCTACTACATCGATTCTGTCGTACTAGCCCCGCTTGTATCGATTGCTCCAAAAAAATTATTTCTCTATACAGATAATACCGAGCACCAGTTAGTAGAAACGATTAGAAACATTTTTGATGAAAGAGTAAATGTTTTACCTTTTCAATACTTTGGGCATAATAAGTGTAAAATTGATTAA
- the ytaF gene encoding sporulation membrane protein YtaF, which produces MIPYISLILLAFAVSLDSFSVGLTYGLRKMHMPLKSISIIACCSAVTLLFAMSVGTILMNFLSPAFAEKVGGGILIILGMWVLYQFFKAGTAEESITVDERILFNLEIKSLGVVINILRKPTEADFDRSGSINGLEAFFLGIALSLDAFGAGIGAALLGYSPGIMAVSVAVMSSLFVITGIKLGRIFSTVSWISKFSILPGVLLIVIGIIKI; this is translated from the coding sequence ATGATACCATACATCTCACTGATTCTATTAGCCTTTGCAGTAAGCCTGGATAGCTTTAGTGTTGGTTTGACTTACGGCCTAAGGAAAATGCATATGCCGCTCAAATCCATCAGCATCATCGCATGCTGCTCAGCTGTTACACTTTTATTTGCTATGTCTGTTGGCACGATCCTGATGAATTTTCTCTCGCCTGCTTTTGCAGAGAAGGTTGGTGGCGGTATTCTTATCATTTTAGGCATGTGGGTTCTGTACCAGTTCTTTAAAGCAGGAACTGCAGAAGAATCGATTACTGTAGATGAGAGAATATTGTTTAACTTGGAAATAAAATCGCTCGGTGTGGTGATTAACATCCTCAGAAAACCAACAGAAGCTGACTTTGACCGTTCTGGTTCCATAAACGGGTTAGAGGCTTTTTTTCTTGGTATTGCGCTCTCACTGGATGCATTCGGAGCAGGAATTGGAGCAGCACTCTTAGGGTATTCTCCTGGGATTATGGCCGTTTCTGTAGCTGTCATGAGCTCCTTGTTTGTGATTACAGGGATCAAGCTCGGCAGAATCTTCTCCACTGTATCCTGGATTAGCAAGTTCTCCATTTTACCAGGAGTGCTATTGATTGTTATTGGTATTATAAAAATTTAA
- a CDS encoding glyceraldehyde-3-phosphate dehydrogenase: MKAKVAINGFGRIGRMVFRRAIQEDGMDIVAINASYPAETLAHLIKYDTNHGRFDADVYAQDDSLIVNGKRIQLVNNRNPEELPWKEMNIDIVIEATGKFNSRDKAALHLQAGAKRVVLTAPGKNEDVTIVMGVNEEVLDMSQHFVISNASCTTNCLAPVVKVLDQQFGIENGLMTTVHAYTNDQKNIDNPHKDLRRARACAQSIIPTSTGAAKALSLVLPHLKGKLHGMALRVPTPNVSLVDLVVDLKKPVTAEEVNDAFQAAAIGSMDGVLSVTMEPLVSVDFNTNPHSAIVDGLSTMVMGETKVKVLAWYDNEWGYSCRVVDLVNYVAEKMAESNEVMAG; encoded by the coding sequence ATGAAGGCAAAGGTTGCAATTAATGGATTTGGACGTATAGGGAGAATGGTATTTAGACGTGCCATCCAGGAAGATGGAATGGATATTGTTGCAATCAATGCGAGCTACCCTGCAGAAACATTAGCTCACCTTATAAAATATGACACTAACCATGGTCGCTTCGATGCCGATGTATATGCACAAGACGATTCTTTAATCGTAAATGGTAAGCGCATACAATTGGTAAATAACCGTAATCCTGAAGAGCTTCCATGGAAAGAAATGAATATAGACATTGTAATCGAAGCAACTGGAAAATTTAATTCTCGTGACAAAGCAGCACTTCATCTGCAAGCAGGAGCAAAGCGTGTGGTGCTCACAGCACCGGGGAAAAATGAAGATGTTACCATCGTGATGGGTGTAAATGAAGAAGTGCTGGATATGAGTCAACACTTTGTCATTTCTAACGCGTCATGTACAACGAATTGTCTTGCACCAGTTGTAAAAGTGTTAGATCAACAATTCGGAATTGAAAACGGTCTAATGACAACGGTTCATGCCTATACAAATGATCAAAAAAATATTGACAATCCGCATAAGGACCTTCGCCGTGCAAGAGCTTGTGCACAATCGATAATCCCTACTTCAACAGGTGCAGCAAAAGCATTATCTCTTGTACTTCCTCACCTAAAAGGGAAGTTGCATGGGATGGCACTGCGTGTTCCAACACCAAATGTTTCACTTGTTGACCTTGTTGTCGATTTGAAAAAACCAGTAACCGCAGAAGAAGTAAATGATGCATTTCAAGCAGCAGCGATTGGCTCTATGGACGGCGTATTAAGTGTTACTATGGAACCATTAGTTTCTGTAGACTTTAACACAAACCCACATTCTGCGATCGTTGATGGACTATCCACGATGGTAATGGGAGAAACAAAAGTAAAAGTTCTTGCTTGGTATGACAATGAGTGGGGTTATTCTTGCCGCGTAGTAGACCTAGTAAACTATGTAGCTGAAAAAATGGCAGAATCCAACGAAGTAATGGCAGGTTAA
- the rpmI gene encoding 50S ribosomal protein L35, translated as MPKMKTHRGSAKRFKKTGSGSLKRSHAYTSHLFANKSQKQKRKLRKSAMVSKGDFKRIRHMLDNLR; from the coding sequence ATGCCTAAAATGAAAACTCATCGCGGATCAGCGAAAAGATTCAAGAAAACTGGATCTGGTAGCCTAAAGCGTTCTCACGCATACACAAGTCACTTATTCGCTAACAAGTCCCAAAAGCAAAAGCGTAAATTACGTAAGTCAGCTATGGTCAGCAAAGGTGATTTCAAACGCATCCGTCACATGTTAGACAACTTAAGATAA
- a CDS encoding diacylglycerol kinase family protein — MNKVAVIVNPNAGNGKLLNHLDEIEGKLRSVFQEVSIYRTKQEGEGAKIARKIASSTDLLIAAGGDGTVHELINAISPLEERPVFAVIPAGTCNDFSRTLGMFQHPLKAVEQIVEQRVLKVDIGKSEDAYFSNFWGIGLVSKVADRMESSTKQLLGRLSYYISAGQTMLEEEPIHIKVESAEQFYEGAAVMMLVGNGAFLGGIQSFFPTSDIQDEHFDVLIVKETSLSHLWTWIQTRFQKDLPLQNQDNLIFFRTKELKVAASPQQKIDTDGESRFRTPAVITILPAHLEVVVGEYPIT; from the coding sequence ATGAACAAAGTTGCTGTTATTGTAAACCCAAATGCTGGGAACGGAAAGCTTTTAAATCACCTAGATGAAATAGAGGGGAAATTGCGTTCCGTTTTTCAGGAGGTCTCCATTTATCGGACGAAACAAGAAGGAGAAGGAGCGAAAATAGCCCGAAAAATTGCGAGCTCCACAGACCTTCTTATTGCAGCAGGTGGAGATGGTACCGTACACGAACTAATCAACGCAATCTCCCCCTTAGAGGAACGTCCCGTTTTTGCTGTGATTCCTGCTGGCACATGCAATGATTTCTCTCGAACGCTTGGAATGTTTCAGCACCCATTAAAAGCGGTAGAGCAAATTGTGGAGCAGCGTGTCCTAAAAGTAGATATTGGAAAAAGCGAGGATGCCTATTTTTCTAACTTTTGGGGAATTGGCCTCGTTTCCAAAGTTGCTGATAGAATGGAAAGTAGCACAAAACAATTGCTAGGGAGACTCTCCTATTATATAAGCGCTGGCCAAACAATGTTAGAAGAAGAGCCCATACATATAAAAGTAGAAAGTGCAGAACAATTCTATGAAGGAGCTGCGGTGATGATGCTTGTTGGAAATGGAGCATTTTTAGGTGGGATCCAATCATTTTTTCCAACTTCCGATATTCAAGATGAGCATTTTGACGTACTGATCGTCAAGGAAACATCGCTTTCCCACCTTTGGACATGGATACAAACTCGCTTTCAAAAAGACTTGCCACTTCAAAACCAAGATAACTTAATTTTTTTTCGAACAAAAGAACTTAAGGTAGCTGCTTCGCCACAACAAAAAATAGATACGGATGGAGAGTCTCGATTTAGGACACCTGCAGTCATAACCATTTTGCCAGCTCATTTGGAAGTAGTAGTTGGAGAATATCCTATAACTTGA
- the coaE gene encoding dephospho-CoA kinase (Dephospho-CoA kinase (CoaE) performs the final step in coenzyme A biosynthesis.), whose protein sequence is MPTIIGLTGGISSGKSTVATMLKDMRIPIVDADLVAREVVEIGTNTYKKLVQEFGEDILNSDKTLNRPKLGSIIFQNQEKREKLNSIMHPAIRKSMIDQTASYIENGHQAVVMDIPLLFESKLTHLVDKILLVFVNETNQLDRLMKRNDLTEKEALDRIRSQMPLKEKVKLAHAVIDNNGSIHHTEKQLQQILKDWHIQI, encoded by the coding sequence ATGCCAACAATCATTGGCCTTACAGGCGGGATTTCAAGCGGAAAAAGCACGGTAGCTACGATGTTAAAGGACATGAGAATTCCTATTGTTGATGCAGACCTAGTCGCTCGCGAAGTAGTGGAAATAGGGACAAATACATATAAAAAGCTAGTTCAGGAATTCGGGGAAGACATCCTTAACAGCGATAAAACGCTGAATCGACCTAAGCTTGGAAGTATTATTTTTCAAAATCAGGAAAAACGAGAAAAACTCAACAGCATTATGCATCCTGCAATAAGGAAGAGTATGATAGATCAAACTGCTTCGTACATAGAAAACGGTCATCAAGCAGTGGTCATGGATATTCCATTATTATTTGAAAGCAAGCTTACGCACCTAGTAGATAAAATCTTACTGGTTTTTGTTAATGAAACAAACCAACTAGATCGCCTGATGAAGCGAAATGATCTAACGGAAAAAGAAGCACTGGATCGAATTCGGTCTCAGATGCCTTTAAAGGAAAAAGTAAAATTAGCCCATGCTGTTATTGATAATAATGGCTCCATTCATCATACGGAAAAACAACTTCAGCAAATTTTAAAAGATTGGCATATCCAAATATAG